In Picosynechococcus sp. PCC 7002, the following are encoded in one genomic region:
- the psbE gene encoding cytochrome b559 subunit alpha: MAGSTGERPFSDIVTSIRYWVIHSITIPMLFIAGWLFVSTGLAYDTFGTPRPDQYFTETRQEIPIVTDRYKAIDQINEFNN; encoded by the coding sequence ATGGCAGGTTCTACCGGAGAACGCCCGTTTTCTGACATTGTGACCAGTATTCGCTACTGGGTTATTCACAGCATCACCATTCCGATGTTATTTATTGCTGGCTGGCTCTTTGTGAGCACTGGCTTGGCTTACGATACTTTCGGGACACCCCGTCCTGACCAATACTTTACTGAAACTCGTCAAGAGATTCCCATTGTGACTGATCGTTACAAAGCGATTGATCAGATCAATGAGTTTAACAATTAA
- the psbF gene encoding cytochrome b559 subunit beta encodes MTSGPNQPVSYPIFTVRWLAVHTLAVPSVFFLGAIAAMQFIQR; translated from the coding sequence ATGACAAGCGGTCCTAACCAACCTGTTTCTTATCCAATTTTTACCGTCCGTTGGTTGGCGGTGCACACCCTGGCTGTACCCTCGGTTTTCTTCCTAGGGGCGATCGCCGCTATGCAGTTTATTCAACGTTAG
- a CDS encoding photosystem II reaction center protein J, giving the protein MSEGGKIPLWIVAVVAGMGVIAVVGIFFYGAYAGVGSAV; this is encoded by the coding sequence ATGTCTGAAGGCGGAAAAATCCCACTTTGGATCGTTGCAGTTGTCGCTGGTATGGGCGTCATTGCGGTTGTCGGTATCTTTTTCTACGGTGCATATGCAGGGGTAGGCTCTGCGGTTTAG
- a CDS encoding photosystem II reaction center protein L — protein MERNQNPNRQPVELNRTSLYLGLLLIAVLGILFSSYFFN, from the coding sequence ATGGAAAGAAATCAAAATCCCAACAGACAGCCTGTGGAACTAAACCGGACTTCTCTATATCTGGGTTTACTTCTAATCGCTGTGCTCGGTATTCTATTTTCCAGCTACTTCTTTAACTAA